GAAGTCCGCGTGACAAGGAACGTCAAGTTTATGGGGGCTGTGAGTTTGGGCCTGTGGGTGGGAGGTCTATATAAGGGGTGCATCCCGCTCCAAAAgatcttttcttcctctttatCTTTACTACACCAGATTTTTTGCCAGTTGAGATTGAATTGCGAGTTTTTGACcgtttgattttttgtttataacCTCTGACTACTATTTCGAGGTTCTAGCTGATTGactgttgttttgttcaATTGGCTTTTATTTTAAAGCTTGATTTTGTGCTTGAAGtgtctttttttatcaGCATCACTTGTATATTGTTGTTAAACTTTGCTATCATCAATTACTGGTTTATCATTGTAATCAGAAACAATGTTCTTCCACTTTACCTTTATCAGAACCAAGGTCATTGAATTGGTTATTGGCATTCAAATGTCTTTTGAGtcagagaaagaaattatTATCCCTGATGACTCTCAGGAGGTCAACCATGGTTCTCGCTCTCATTTTAAGGGCTTGAGAagttttttcaattgttttaAGAAGTCTAGtacttcttccacttctacttcttccagtactacttcttccagtactactactactactactactactactacttcctCGTCCAATGTGCCTGAGAACATCTCCACTAGTAATGCCTTGGAATTGGCTCCCAAGAACGAATCCCAATTAGAATTCAGCGACGCCTGGATCTCCAAATTGAAATCCCTTACAGAAGGTGTAAGAGCCACCattgaacaacaaaagaCTTTTTATTCCAAACTCAAATACAAACTCCGATGGAACTCTCATCATAAATCTTTCTGTACTTCGATGACTCACTCTCTTGACTTCTTTAAGAAATTGTCTATCgataacatcaacaacaacacttTTGAGGCATTCAACAAAACCGACTTCACTTTCCTTAGAAAGATGTTTGGAGTGTCGGACCAAGACTTCATGGAGGCATGTAACACCTGGATGCGAACTGACGGACTGGACACCACTGGACTCTTCATCTCTCGTGATCACCAATTCCTCCTCCATCCTCTCACTGCCGACAGGGCTTTCGCACTAAACAATTATGCGAGAAAGTTTGGCAAGCATCTGAGAGACAAGTGGTGCTATCGAACCACCCACCTTGCCGCATATGTCGGACTCTACCGAGTTGGCGGCGAGTTTTTTGCCATTGAGTACACGAAGAAGGACGAGACTCAACATGAGTACAAGTGTAACGTTCACATCGGCAACAACATGGTCAGATGGCTTGAAGGTTTCAACCACCTTGGACACCAACTTTGCGACACTTTCCCCACTACTGATGACAAAGACTTTGAAAACAGACTCTATCACGAAGTCATTGAAGATCTGAAGTTTCTGTCTGCAATCAAATCGGTTAACTATCGTATTGGTGCTGCCCTGTATCACGATAAACTTACTATCAAAGTTTACGATTGGTTGAGATACGACACCACCCCAActagaaagagagagagaagaagagctcttGGCAATAACGCCAGAAGACAATATCACACCTACAATGACGAACTTCGATTCCTTCTTTAATCAACGGTCATTCCTATCACACCTCGTTCCTAGACTCCCTCATGTCATCACTCCTACATCATGGTACCATTATCCGGATTCCAAATTATGTTCCCCCCATTCCACTCAATTATGGTTGGACACCTTCATTCGAAACCACTTGCGCCCAGCGGCTGCCACTCCTCCACTTCGACTTCACCGTTTCACTTTATGGTATTCCTATTGTGCTGGCACCTCCTTGGCAGACACACAATAGGAATGGCTTTTTCGATCATCGGCTGCTTGCgggtttctttttgacaGACGTATCTCGCGATCTTGCTTCGCTGAGTGTCTGATTCCGAAAGATTCCCAAAACTAGCCGATACTAGAAGCCTAACCAGTGCATTGGCACCCCGAGCCATGCACACTCAACTCGAATCGGTaccaccaaccaaccacaCTTGAGAACTGGGAACCACCGAACACGGACTTACCAAACTGGACATGACTGAGGAACTGAGAACTGGGGCTAACTGACACACTTTTTCTTGTACTACTCTACTTTCTGTATCACTTCTCTAATAAACTAATCTAATTTCTAATACTACCTTCTCACcaactgcctccggcggctggggctttgccccagacctcgtGGCacctgcttcgcaggaggttgCTGAGATGGCTGTCAACTacagactgcctccggcggctggggctctgccccagaccccgtagctcctgcttcgcaggagatggctagGACCttcgacgtaacgactctagcgcagcgagaggagcaacggggtctggggcagccccagccgccggagacaAACAGGAATCCACGAAGGAATCCGATCTCCAAACTTCAAAGGAGCCCTGGctggaaatggaaaaaCAAGAATACGTATTTGAATCACAGTCCTGAGCCGGAAGGGGATATTacaaaatgaaatgatCTTAAACAGACGGATCTGATGCCGTATATAAGGAATTCCACTTGGTTCCAGAGAAGGCACTTTCGAGTCAGACCTGGTATTCAAATAGCGGTTGTCTTACGCAAATGGCCACGGACCATATTGCCGAATAATACTATTAATTGGACGGTGGATTTGATGGTAATGGTATCAACACCtcaccatcatcaaacACATCTACCGAGGGGCTTATTTCGGACTTAAGCAGACTTTCATTAATCTTGAAAGGCAATAATGCTCAATCTCGTATCGGTGGTTCATCATTCCTCTCGTCTCCTGCTCGCTATTTGTTTGAAGGAGAACTTCAATCAAtcagtcaatcaatcaataaataaataaatcttgtTCAATGTCCTATACTATCcataattaatataattcaaataatttcattCACACACATCATCAGGAGGGCTTCTCGCATTTACCTGATTACAAGCCGTTTACTTTGGCTATTTTGATGAAGGAGAACTTTACTTGTTTCACCTTCGCCTTGACCATGCCCATCTCAAACGGTGGGATTTTGTATAGCGAATGGTCATGTCAATGGGATAGCATTGGAAATGGATATCTCACTATggttatttataaataagacATAgaccaatggcaatggccAAAGTCATAATCGTGATTCGGACGGCAGCTCGACCGTTCTACACTGCCAAAAAAACTTCACCAATAACTCGAAAAACCGAGCATTCCCACGTCCACAATcgcaaataaataaacaaactaCGGGGCTCCCgcgtaacgactcgagcgcagcgagaggagccacggggtctggggcagagccccagccgccggtggccgacccccaccccctgaatcaCACAACCCCTGAATTATACCCCTACCGTTATCGGGCCGTTGATTTAACTGGATTGGGCTTATCAGTTTATAAGCAGCGGCGATCGTGCTTTGTACGGCAATGCAGGTGCATGATGGCGAAATCGGGCGCCGATTATGACCAGCCATTGCATTGGTGCCGTGGATGACTGGCCACCTCGAACTGATAGCGTTTCGGACTCCTTCTCCGCGACTGTTTGATATATAGTCTGACAATTACTAATCGTGCCGACTTTCTCACTCCACTCTTTTATTTCCTGACAGCAAAAGTCAGGTGTTAATTTCGTCCGTCAGTCGCTAAGCTACTTGTGGGTTCATAACGAATCACAAGTCATCGCTCTTTGATTCACAATTTGTTGTAATATGACTTCTTTCAGAGCCAATCCGGCGTTCAAGAACGCTCGCCAGAGAaaagcttcttctccagaaTCTTTTGAGATTGTCGATTCGGTTTCTACCAACGGCAATGGCTCGTCAGAATCTGAAAAGGCCACTATTCGTGGCGAGTTTGATCCTAAATTGTCATCCACTCAATATACAGATCTGTTCCTTGACTTTATGAATACTAGTCCTACTACGTATCATGCTGTTAACAGTGTTGCTGAGGTTCTTGAAGCTCAAGgatttgtttatctttCAGAAAGAGAGTCTTGGGAAGACAAGATCACCAAGTCCAACCGATTCTACACCACTAGAAACGGTTCGTCGCTTCTGgcttttgttgttggaaaaGACTGGGCTCCTGGTAAGGGAGCTGCTATTATCGGTTCTCATATTGACGCATTGACTGGTAAAGTCAAGCCTATCTCCAAAAAGACTCCTGTCGAGGGTTATGAACAAATTGGCACTGCTCCTTACTCCGGTGCATTTAACAGCACCTGGTGGGACCGAGATCTTGGTATTGGTGGTCGTATCATCACTCGTTCCAAAGATACCAAGAAAATCGAGTCCAAATTAGTGAGAATTCCTTATCCAGTTGCCAGAATTCCCACATTGGCTCCTCACTTTGGAGCCGTGGCTAGCGGTCCTTTCAACCCTGAGACTCAAATGACGCCTATTATTGGACTTATTGGCGACGAGGATCCTGAATTAGTTGCTACTGCTGACGAGAAACGGTCTCCTCTGATTGGCAAACACAGTCTTCGATTATTGAGAGCTCTTTCCAAACACAGTGGAATTCCCGTGGGCGATTTCCTGCAATTGGATCTTGAAGTGTATGACACTCATCCCGGTACAGTTGGTGGTCTGGACAAggagtttgttttctgtcCTCGTATTGATGACAAACTTTGTTCTTTTGCTGCTGTATATGGATTACTCGAGAGTTTGGAGAAGGTTGACGACAACTCATCATTGAGTTTTGTAGCTTTGtacgacgacgaggaaaTCGGCAGTTTGTTGAGACAAGGAGCCGAATCCAACCTCCTTGAAGGTACTATTGACCGATTGCTGGCACTTCACGGCAGTTCAGACGAGGAATTGAAGAGACTCACCTACGCCAACTCGTTCCTGATCTCGGCCGACGTGATCCACGCCGTCAACCCCAACTTCGACAACGTCTACCTCGAGCACCACAAACCCAAGCTCAATGTGGGAGTCACTGTTTCCTTCGACCCCAACGGACACATGACCACCGACGCAGTATCCACTGcttttgttgaagagaTTGCCCGTCGCACCGACAACGTTCTCCAGGCGTTCCAAATCCGCAACGACTCGCGATCCGGCGGTACCATTGGCCCCAAACTGTCGTCCAAAACCGGTCTTCGTGCCATTGACATGGGAATTCCCCAGCTGTCCATGCACAGTATCCGAGCCACCACCGGGTCCAAAGACGTCTACCTCGGCGTCAAGTTCTTCAAAGCTTTTTTCGAGAAATGGGAAGAGGTCGACGTCCTCTTCAAACTCGGCGACTTGTAATCCACCGGGGGACACACAagcctctggcggctggggctctgccccaggccccgtggctcctgcttcacaGGAGATTCCGTATGaattaatatattaaatatgtACAGGGGAtagtgcctccggcggctggggcgctgccccagaccccgtggctcctgcttcgcaggagatggctgggaccgtggagagaacgactcgagcgcagcgagaggagcagtggggtctggggcgcagccccagccgccggaggcatgtgtCCCGGGAGATTAGTGAGGTCGTGAGAGGTTTTTGCGGTCTTGCCAGACGGCTATGAGCGCGAATATCAGGCCCAGGCTACTTAGACCGATGCCGAGGTAGGCCGAGTAG
This is a stretch of genomic DNA from Sugiyamaella lignohabitans strain CBS 10342 chromosome C, complete sequence. It encodes these proteins:
- the APE1 gene encoding Ape1p (Vacuolar aminopeptidase yscI; zinc metalloproteinase that belongs to the peptidase family M18; often used as a marker protein in studies of autophagy and cytosol to vacuole targeting (CVT) pathway; protein increases in abundance and relative distribution to cytoplasmic foci increases upon DNA replication stress; GO_component: GO:0005737 - cytoplasm [Evidence IDA] [PMID 22842922]; GO_component: GO:0000324 - fungal-type vacuole [Evidence IDA] [PMID 1400574]; GO_component: GO:0005773 - vacuole [Evidence IEA,IEA]; GO_function: GO:0004177 - aminopeptidase activity [Evidence IEA,IEA]; GO_function: GO:0016787 - hydrolase activity [Evidence IEA]; GO_function: GO:0046872 - metal ion binding [Evidence IEA]; GO_function: GO:0070006 - metalloaminopeptidase activity [Evidence IDA] [PMID 3882418]; GO_function: GO:0008237 - metallopeptidase activity [Evidence IEA]; GO_function: GO:0008233 - peptidase activity [Evidence IEA]; GO_function: GO:0008270 - zinc ion binding [Evidence IEA]; GO_process: GO:0006508 - proteolysis [Evidence IEA,IEA]; GO_process: GO:0007039 - vacuolar protein catabolic process [Evidence ISS] [PMID 2651436]; GO_process: GO:0007039 - vacuolar protein catabolic process [Evidence ISS] [PMID 2689224]), whose protein sequence is MTSFRANPAFKNARQRKASSPESFEIVDSVSTNGNGSSESEKATIRGEFDPKLSSTQYTDLFLDFMNTSPTTYHAVNSVAEVLEAQGFVYLSERESWEDKITKSNRFYTTRNGSSLLAFVVGKDWAPGKGAAIIGSHIDALTGKVKPISKKTPVEGYEQIGTAPYSGAFNSTWWDRDLGIGGRIITRSKDTKKIESKLVRIPYPVARIPTLAPHFGAVASGPFNPETQMTPIIGLIGDEDPELVATADEKRSPLIGKHSLRLLRALSKHSGIPVGDFLQLDLEVYDTHPGTVGGLDKEFVFCPRIDDKLCSFAAVYGLLESLEKVDDNSSLSFVALYDDEEIGSLLRQGAESNLLEGTIDRLLALHGSSDEELKRLTYANSFLISADVIHAVNPNFDNVYLEHHKPKLNVGVTVSFDPNGHMTTDAVSTAFVEEIARRTDNVLQAFQIRNDSRSGGTIGPKLSSKTGLRAIDMGIPQLSMHSIRATTGSKDVYLGVKFFKAFFEKWEEVDVLFKLGDL